The window TTTAGGTGCCACGTTTGGTCTCCCTGTTGGACCTTTTGCTGCTTATGTTGGCGGTAAAGGTTTATATTTATCACCCGATAACAATAGTAGTGGTGCAGCATTAGCTGTGGGTGGTGGCTTGAATTGGCAAGCTCTGCCATCATTGAATATCTATGGTGAGGCATATGGTGCACCAGAGTCACTGACTTCAGGTAGCAAGTCTTATGTTGAAGCTAAAGCAGGCGCACGTTACACGGTGTTTAAACCATTATCTATTGATGCGGGTTATCGTGTAATTGAAATGAAAGGCTCACACAATAAGTCGAATGAGAAAATCGCAGATGGCCTTTATCTAGGCGCAGGGCTTTCATTTTAATACTATTATCTTATTCACGTCCTTAGTTGCGTACACAAGTGCGCGCCTAAGGGCGTAGTCCATAAACTGGGCCTAATTGAATCTGCTTTAAATTGATTGACTTTCTCACTTAACTATTTTACCTAACTCATTCACTTTTATTTTCATTACAATGGGATAGTGACGTCAACACCTCAGGGCTTAGTCCAGAGCTTTTCATGATAATCTCAGGGCTAACGCCATGCTTAAGCAGTTCAGTTGCCATGGCGAGTTTTGCCTCAGTGAAACCTTTTTCTCTACCTTCTTGAATACCTTGCTGGATCCCCTCTTGGCGACCTTTATTCTGTAATCGCTGCGCAATGTTCATGATAGTCTCCTTATGTTGTTCGGTTTGTTCCTCTAAGGTTTGAACAATTTGCTCAAAGTTAGTGGCGTTCAAGGTAATAAACAGGTAATTGATAATGGTCACTACATCGTTGTCATTATTATAGTGTTTGTTGAGTGCTTGCGC of the Providencia rettgeri genome contains:
- a CDS encoding YfaZ family outer membrane protein, whose translation is MRKVVLLVAAMSPFFMNSAQAVSVSAQAGKHYTELSAGLGNQNAGLAFNGSWARSDHDGQMGSLGATFGLPVGPFAAYVGGKGLYLSPDNNSSGAALAVGGGLNWQALPSLNIYGEAYGAPESLTSGSKSYVEAKAGARYTVFKPLSIDAGYRVIEMKGSHNKSNEKIADGLYLGAGLSF